In the Methanococcoides methylutens genome, one interval contains:
- the pheT gene encoding phenylalanine--tRNA ligase subunit beta, with protein MPIITLQYEDLESLTRSDKDTIIDRVPMIGADIERIEKESIDIEFFPDRPDLYSVEGVARAMRGFMNIDIGLCQYDVTPSDITIELDDQIENVRPVLGCAVVRGINFTSSSIKSLMDLQESLHWGLGRNRKKVSIGVHDMASITPPFKYQAVDPDYKFVPLDFTEPMTMDEILVEHPKGIRFADILEGMEKYPLITDSKENVLSFPPIINGTLTRVEESTTDLFIDVTGLGDAVYTALNIVVTALAERGGKVESVKIIHPDGTEKITPDMTARDLKLPRSEIDSLIGVELTNKEIINELERMGFGASLSDDGENFDIMVPSYRADILHNFDVIEDIAIGYGFDKIQSKFPKNATIGSAHPISLTRGAMREIMVSLGYSEVMPFTLTSQKVHFEWMGREETDDVTFVLHPISEDQTMVRTTILPNLIEIFSLNQHHELPQRIFEVGEVVVNAKNRLHLSAASIHAQANFTEIREVLDAVMRERDIQYEVTESTDPAFIEGRRADIIVDGKKVGVMGELYPGVIVNFGLGQPIVAFEIDMTE; from the coding sequence ATGCCAATAATTACCTTACAATATGAGGATCTGGAATCACTCACACGTTCAGACAAGGACACGATCATTGACCGCGTACCAATGATAGGTGCAGACATCGAACGTATCGAAAAAGAATCCATAGACATTGAGTTCTTCCCTGACCGCCCTGACCTTTACAGTGTGGAAGGAGTGGCAAGAGCCATGCGCGGATTTATGAACATCGATATCGGGCTTTGTCAGTATGATGTGACACCATCAGACATTACGATAGAGCTTGATGATCAGATCGAAAATGTCCGCCCGGTACTTGGCTGTGCGGTTGTAAGGGGAATAAACTTCACATCCAGCTCCATTAAATCCCTGATGGACCTCCAGGAATCCCTACACTGGGGACTTGGAAGGAACAGGAAGAAAGTTTCCATCGGCGTTCACGACATGGCAAGTATCACCCCGCCATTCAAATATCAGGCTGTTGACCCGGATTACAAATTCGTACCTCTTGACTTTACAGAACCAATGACAATGGATGAGATCCTTGTGGAGCATCCAAAGGGAATACGCTTTGCCGACATCCTTGAAGGAATGGAAAAATACCCATTGATAACTGATTCAAAGGAAAATGTACTTTCATTCCCTCCAATCATCAATGGAACGCTTACAAGAGTAGAAGAAAGCACTACTGACCTGTTCATTGATGTGACCGGTCTGGGAGATGCAGTTTACACTGCACTTAACATCGTAGTGACCGCACTTGCAGAAAGAGGTGGCAAGGTCGAATCGGTGAAGATCATCCATCCGGATGGAACTGAAAAGATCACTCCTGACATGACAGCTCGCGACCTCAAACTTCCAAGATCAGAGATCGATTCGCTAATAGGCGTGGAACTTACTAATAAGGAGATAATCAACGAGCTGGAAAGAATGGGATTCGGTGCAAGCCTTTCTGATGACGGAGAGAACTTCGACATCATGGTCCCTTCCTACAGGGCAGATATATTGCACAATTTTGACGTGATCGAGGATATTGCCATCGGATATGGATTTGACAAGATCCAGAGCAAATTCCCAAAGAATGCCACCATAGGAAGCGCACATCCAATATCCCTTACCAGAGGAGCAATGCGTGAGATAATGGTAAGCCTGGGATATTCAGAGGTCATGCCTTTTACACTCACCAGCCAGAAAGTGCACTTTGAGTGGATGGGACGTGAAGAGACAGATGATGTTACATTCGTGCTTCACCCTATAAGCGAAGACCAGACAATGGTCCGCACAACCATATTACCAAACCTCATAGAGATATTCTCCCTGAACCAGCACCATGAGCTTCCACAGCGCATCTTTGAAGTAGGAGAAGTTGTTGTGAATGCAAAGAACAGGCTTCACCTTTCAGCGGCCTCCATCCATGCGCAGGCAAACTTCACCGAGATCAGGGAAGTCCTGGACGCTGTGATGAGGGAGAGAGATATTCAATACGAGGTCACCGAATCAACAGATCCTGCATTTATCGAAGGCAGGCGTGCTGACATCATTGTCGATGGTAAGAAGGTCGGTGTAATGGGAGAACTCTATCCGGGAGTTATTGTCAACTTTGGTCTTGGCCAGCCGATAGTTGCTTTTGAGATCGATATGACAGAATAA